The stretch of DNA TGCGCCACGAAGGCCTGAATGAACGCCGGCAGACCGTCGAGGTCGCGCAGGCACAGGGTCAGGTCGCGCCGTGCCCAGGGGTCGGCGAGGGGCACCACCGCGAGGGCGAGTCCCTGCGCGGCCCGGGCGGCCGCACTCTCGGGCAGGATCGCCAGGCCGACGCGGGCCTCGACCAGCCGGCACACGGCCTCGAAGTCGCGCAGCTGCACCCGCAGGCGCATCGGCCGCCCCGCCCGCACCGCCTGGGCGACGAGGAACCGGCTGATGGCGCTACGCCGGTCGAGGCCGACGAGATCGTGGCCGAGCACCTCGGCGAAGGGAATCGCCGCGCGGGCCGTCAGGGGATGGTCCCGGGCCGCCACCAGCACGAACCGGTCTTCCCGGAACGGGAAGGTCTGCAGCGCGCCGGTATCCACCGTGCCGGACAGGATGCCGAGATCGGCCGCCCCCTCGGCCACCAGCCCGACGATCTCCTCCGAGGTGCGCTCGTCGATCTCCACGCCGATCCCGGGATGCGTGGCCAGGAAGGCCGAGAGCGCCTCCGGCAGGAATTCGGTGAGCGCGTTGGTGTTGGCCAGGACCCGGATCTGGCCGAAGGCGCTCCCCGAGAAGGCCGACATCTCCTCGCGCAGGCGCTCGATTCCGGCCATGACATCCCGGGCATGGACGAGGAGCGCGCGCCCGGCCGGGGTCGGGCTGACGCCCTGCCGTCCCCGCGTCAGGAGCGCGGCCCCGAGCGACTCCTCCATCAGCCGGATCCGCGTCGAGGCCGCCGCGAGGGCGAGGTTCACCCGCGCCGCCCCGTGGGTGATGGAGCCGGCCTCGACCACGTGCCGGAACAAGCCGAGATCGGTGAGATCGAACCGCATCATCGGCTTGGCACCTTCCTGGTCTTCGGACCCGTCCCGCAGCCCCCGTCGCGCCGCCGGACGGCCGCGACGGCCGGCGCATACATTGCGGACCCCGAAGCATGACACCAGGGCCGGATGCCTGCCCCGATCCCGTTGATACCGTTACGACGAACATCTACAATGTTTGAGCACGATTGTCTGATATCCGGCAATTTTTTCAGATTAAATCTCCATATTTTCAGTGCATTTTTCTATTCAATGAGACCTAAACCGTCTTTGCAGAGCAGTCGTTCCATCGCACACAATTTTTAGTTTTACGTCATGTTAAGTCGTGGTCCTGCAACACTGACGTCGGGGCCATGAAACCTGCAAGTCGATGACAAAACCGCTGATCCGCCGCGTCACCGCGCCAGATCATGTGCATCCGCGGCCGCGCAGCGTCGCACGCGGCCGCCTGACCTGCCGGCCGTCCGGCAGGGCCGCGGCGGGCGCCGCGCAGGCACGATCGCGCCGCGGACCGTCGCCCTGATCCCTCTCATCCCGGCGCCGGGCACGCCGGAGAAACGGCACGAGACCCCATGATGGACGCGCTCCTCATCGACGACAGCGCGACCCAGCGCCTGCGGATGCGCCTGCTGCTGGAGGCCAAGCCCGGCGTCACCATCACCGACCATGCCGATCCGGAGGCCGCGCTGGTCGAGGCGCAGATGCGGGCCTTCGACCTCGTGCTGGTCGATTGCCACATGCCCGCCATGGACGGAATCGCCTTCATCCGGCGCATGCGGACCATCCCGCACTATGCCCAGGTGCCCGTAGTGATGGTCACCAATGACATCTCGGACGCGGTGCGGCTCGCCGCCCTGGAGGCTGGGGCGACCGATTTCCTCGACAAGTCCATGCAGGGCATCGAGCTGACGGTGCGGCTGCGCAACATGATCCGGCTCGCCAAGGCGGTGCGGCGGCTGGCCGAGCAGGCGGCCTGGCTCGACGGCGAGGTCGAGGCCGCCCTGCGCCACATGCGCGAGCGCGAGGAGGAGATGATCTTCCGCCTGGCTCTGGCCGTCGAGTATCGCGACAACGACACCGGGGACCATACGTGGCGGGTGGCCCGCTACAGCCAGATCGTGGCCGAGGGGCTCGGCCTGGCCCCGGATCTCTGCCGCAACCTGTATCTCGCCGCTCCGCTGCACGATGTCGGCAAGGTGGGCATCCCGGACAGCGTCCTGCTGAAGCCCGGCCGGCTCGATCCGGACGAGTTCGCCCTGATCAAGACGCATGCGGCCATCGGCAAGCGCATCCTGGGCGGCAGCGCCTCCGAGCTGATCCGCCTCGCCGCCGAGATCGCCGAGGCGCACCACGAGAAATGGGACGGCAGCGGCTACCCACAGGGGCTGGCCGGCACCGCGATCCCCCTGGCGGCCCGGATCGTCGCGGTGGCGGACGTGTTCGACGCCCTGACCACGCTGCGGCCCTACAAGGAGGCGATGTCCTTCGAGGCGGCCCTGGCCTGCATCCGCACCGAGAGCGGACGCCACTTCGACCCCGCCTGCGTCGAGGCCTTCTGCGCGCGCTGGGCGGATATCCGCGTCGCCGGCGGACAGGAGCGGACCGCGATCCGGCCGGTCACAGAGCCCTGGGCGCGGGTCCCCACCCTCCTGCGGGAAATCGCCGCCGAGCCGCCGAGCCCGTGCGGATGGCTCGTCCAGGAACCGCACGCGCAGGTCGGCTGGGAAAACGGGCCGGTGAACCATATGCCGGCTCCGTCGTTGGTCCCTGAGCCTCCGGAATCACCAGTGGAGCCCCGGCATGGACGCACGATGGATGACGCTGCCGGAGATCGCGCAGGCGCGCCGCATCTCGCTGGAAGCTGCACAACGCCTGGTGGACACGACAGACTGCCCGAAAGTCTTTCGCAACGACGGCACCGTCTACCTCATCTGACCGCCGCGCGGACGGATGACGCGCGTCTCCGGGAGGCTTAACCTCCCGGGATGCGCATCCTCCACACGCCGGATTCCGCCCGACACGACCCCGAGCACTACTGGCGGCGCGGCACGCCGATCCCGCATCCCGAGCAGGCCGCCCGCTACGCGATCCTGCAGGAGGCGGCGCAATCAGCCGGGCACGACCTCGCGGCGCCCGGCGATCACGGCCTCGACCCGATCCGGGCCGTGCACGATGCCGATTACGTGACGTTCCTGGCCGAGGCCTGGACCCGGCGGGCGGAGATCCCGGGACTCGCCGACGAGATCCTCACCGGCGCCTTCGCCCGGCCGCAGATGCACCGGAAGCCCGCGGGCCTACTCGGGCGCGTCGGCCTCTACATGGCCGATACCTCGACGCCGATCCGGGCCGGCACGTGGCCGGCGGTGTACGGCTCAGCGCAATGCGCGGTGGCGGCCGCGGACGCGGCGCTGGAGGCGGGCCATGCCTACGCCCTGTGCCGTCCGCCGGGCCACCACGCCTACGCGGATTCCGCGGGCGGATTCTGCTTCCTCAACAACAGCGCGATCGCGGCCGCCCGGTTTCTGGCCGCGACCGGCGGACCGGTGGCGATCCTCGACATCGACGTCCACCACGGCAACGGCACGCAGGGGATCTTCTACGCGCGCCGCGACGTCCTCACGGTCTCGGTGCACGCGGATCCGTCGGATTACTTCCCGTTCTATGCCGGCTACGCCGACGAGACCGGCGCCGATGCGGGTGCGGGCTTCAACCGCAACCTGCCGCTGCCGCCGGGATCGGGCGACGGTCCCTGGCTCGCGGCCGTCGAGGCGGGCCTCGCGGCGGTCGCGGCCCAGAAGCCGCGGGGGCTGGTGGTGGCCCTGGGCCTCGACGCCTCGGAGGACGACCCGATCGGCGCCCTGCGGGTGACCCGGGCGGGTTTCGCGGGGGCCGCGGAGCGGATCGCCCGGGCCGGGCTGCCCACCGCCCTCGTCCAGGAGGGCGGCTACCTGTGCGCGGCGCTGCCGGAGAACCTCACGGCCTTCCTAACCGCCTTCGACGCCGCGCGCTGAGCGAAGTCGGAATCGCGACAGCGCGACGCAAATGTGACTCCGGACACGCACGAGCCCGCGCCGACACGGCGTGGCCGACCTGTATACCAGGCCGGAGCGGGCGCCGGGGACGCGCCCCGGGAGGAAGGAACGAGCCATGGTCGCGGGTGACGTCCGGCTGCGCGAGACCGCCAGCACGCCCTGGCACGCGGGTCTCACCCGGCGCCATTGGCGGATCCTCTGGGGCAGCTATCTCGGCTGGATCTTCGACGGCTACGAGGCCGTGGCCCTGATCTACGCCCTGCGCCCCGCGCTGGCCTCGATCCTGACCCCCGAACAGGCCCAGGCGCCGGCCTTCTACGTGGGGCTCGCCATCGGCATCACGCTGCTCGGCTGGGGGATCGGCGGCCTGATCGGCGGGATCGCCGCCGACTATATCGGCCGCAAGCGCATGATGATGGTGTCCATCCTGGGCTACGCCATCTTCACCGGGCTCACGGCCTTCGCGGAGAGCTTCACGCAGCTCGCGCTCCTGCGCTTCATCACCGGGCTCGCCATCGGCTCGGAATGGTCGACCGGCATCGCCCTCGTGGCCGAGACCTGGCCGAACCGGGCGCGGCCGAAGGGCTGCGGCTTCCTGCAATCGGGCTTCGGCGGCGGCGCGGTGCTGGCCGCCATCGTGTGGGCGGTGCTGGCCGCCACCAACCCGATGGGCGACCAGTCCTGGCGCATCATGTTCGCGCTGGGCGCGCTCCCGGCCTTCGTCTGCCTGTACCTGCGGCGGGCGCTCGAGGAATCCGAGCAGTGGATGCAGGCGCTCAAGGCGCAGCGCTGGGCGGCCACCGCGGAGGATGCGGACCACGCCCCGCGCAGCGCACGGCGCCCATTCTCCCTCACGGAGATCTTCCGCGAACCCGAGAGCCGCCGGCGGGTCCTGCTCGCCACGCTGCTGTCCTTCGCCACCACGGTCGGCTGGTGGGCGGTCTCGTCCTGGCTGCCGGCCTACACGGAGGGACTCGCCAAGGCCGCGGGCGAGCCGGCCAATCTCTGGGGCCCGCGCATGGGCATCATCTACAATATCGGGGCGATCTCGGCCTACGTGATCTCCGGCTTCGTGGCCGACGCGATCGGGCGCCGCGCCTTCCTGCTGGTCACCTATGTCGGCTGCATCGCCACGTCGCTCGCCTGCTATCTCTGGACCGGCGGGCTGGTGCCGTTCATGGGGCTCGCCTTCCTGAACGGGTTCTTCACTCTGGGCTTCGCCTTCTCGTGGATGGCGATCTATCTCGCGGAACTGTTCACACCGGCGGTCCGGGCGACGGCGGCGAGCGTGGTGTTCAACGGCGCGCGGCTGATCGCCTGGATCTTCCCGATCATCGCCGGGCAGATCGTGACCGCCTTCGGGGGCGTGGCCGCGGCGGCACTGACACTGTCCAGCGTCTATGTGATCGGCCTCATCGTGCCGTGGTTCATGCCGGAGACGACGGGCAAGCCGCTGCCGGAGTGAGGCTGCCCGCGCCTTGCGACGCGGGGGCGGCCCCATGATAGTGAAAGACACTACTTCCGGGTGCCACCATGGATGAGGCCATCCCGGCAGCGGAGGCCAACCGCAAGTTTTCTCAGCTCCTGCGCAGCGTCAGAGAAGGGCGCAGCTACGTCGTGACGAGCCATGGGCGTCCCGTCGCGCGGATCACCCCGGCCGGGGAACACGACGGCTTCGCCGCCGGAGCGCGGAAGGCCCTGCTGGCGCGGCTCGAACGACAGCCGGTCGTCCAAGCCGGATCCTGGACGCGCGACACGCTCTACGAGGACGAGGGTTGAGAATCGCCCTCGATACGAACGTCCTTGCCTACGCTGCGGGTGTGAACGACGCGAACAAGCGGGACATCGCCCTCGCGCTGGTGGTGCGCGCCTGCCGCAGAGCGACACCCTGGTGCCGGTTCAGGCGATTTGGCGACGGACCACGCGCTTGGGCTCTGGGATGCGGTCATCCTGTCGGCCGCCGCGCAGGCCGGGTGCCGGCTGCTCCTGTCCGAAGACCTCCAGGATGGCTTCACATGGGGCGGCGTGACGGTGGTGAAACCGTTCGCGTCGCCCCGCCACCCGTTGCTGGATGCGGTGCTATCCGCCCCGCCGCCCTAATCCTCGTCGTCCTCGTCCTGATGCCGGCCCTTGAGCTTGGCGAAGACCGAATCGGCGTCGATCCGCTCCTCGCGGCCGCCATGGGCGTCCTCCTGCTCGTGTTCCGGCTCGTCGCGGGCCGTGGAGACCTCAGTCGGCAGCAGCGAGGCGCCGGACTCGGCCGCGACCGCGGCCGGGCGGTCGGCCGCCGCGCGCTGGACCTCGAAATCGAGGTTGATCTGGGTGGTCAGGCCCAGGGTCACCGGATCCATCGGCTGGAGCGAGCCCGAGTTCCAGTGTGTGCGCTCGCGGATCTGCTGGATCGTCGACTTGGTGGTGCCGACCAGCCGGATGATCTGGGAATCCTTCAATTCCGGGTGGTTGCGCAGCAGCCACAGGATGGCGTTCGGCCGGTCCTGGCGGCGCGACAGCGGCGTGTAGCGCGGGCCCTTGGTGGTGCGCTTCACCTCCGGCAGCTTCACCTTGGAGACGGCGGGCTTCAGCTTGTAGTGCGGCGCCTTCTGGGCCTTCTCGATCTCGTCTCGGGTGAGCTGGCCGGTGGAGACCGGGTCGAGCCCCTTGATGCCGGCCGCGACCTCGCCGTCGGCGATGCCCTTCACCTCAAGCGGGTGCAGCTTGCAGAAATCGGCGATCTGCTCGAAGGCGAGCGAGGTGTTCTCGACCAGCCAGACGGCGGTCGCCTTGGGCATCAGCGGACCCTGGGACATGTCTTTCGTGCTCCGGCCTGGCGGGACGGGGGCCGGGCATCGGGCCGCGGGCTCCGGATGGTCGATCCGGATGTCCCGTCTCACGCTGTCGAATGGGGATATCCGTATATAGGCCGGGGCCGGGAGGGGCGCAATCGCGGGTTCGAGACGCCGGACGCGGATTCTTCCGGTCTCAGGGATGCGGCGAAGCTTGTGCCGCGAGCCTGACCGACTCACCCGCGAAGGCCGCACGCGGCCGGGAGACTGGAGCGATGGTCTTCTCTCTGGCAATCTCGAGAAACGGCAATGGCGAGTGGAGGATTCAGCGCCGACGCGCCATCCACCCGATGTTCTTGCGTTGGCTAAACCCGAACGGGCAATTGCCAGGGATCGGCGGTTGCCCCCGCCGGTCCGACGCCCGAATATAGCGCGACCCGGAAGCGCCCACAGCAAGCCCAGCCGGCCGGTCAGCGCGGGCGCACCCCGTCGAGGAACAGCCGCACCGCCGCCTGCCGCCGCCGCTCCTGCGCCTCCGGATCGGTGGCGATGCCGTAGAGGGTCGCCTGGGACGACCGGCCGAGGACGAGGCTGAGGAACAGGTCGGCCGCGATCTCGGGATCCGCCAGGGCGATGCGCCCGCGCCGGGCGAAGGCGTCGAGCAGCTGCGCCACGGCGCGCACGCCGCGCAGCCAGCCCTCCTCATGGGCGAGGCGGGCCAGCTCCGGGAACTGCAATGCCTGGGCCACGAGGTTGCGCTTGAGCATCGCGGCGCCCGGCGACTGCCCGTGGGCCAGCAGGGTCCGGCTCAACGCGTGCAGGGCGCCCTCGACATCGTCGGTCCCAACCTGCGCGGCCTGCGCCTCGGCGGCAGCCGAGAGCGGCGCCAGCCACGCGGCGATCCGCTCGCGCAGGACAGCCTCGAACAGGGCGCGCTTGTCCCGGTAGCGGGCATAGACGGTCGGCTTGCTCATCCCGGCGGCCTCGGCGACCGCGTCGATGGAGGTGGCGTCGAAGCCGCGCTCCAGGAACAGGGTCGTTGCCACGGCGAGCAGGTGCGCCTCGCGCCGGGCCGCCTCGGCGCGGGTCGGCCGGCCGCCCCGCCGTGGCCCGGTCTCCGGCGGATCGATTTCCGTGACCGTCACCCACGATCCTCCTTGCCCACGATCGCCTCCCGCCTTATTAAAACGATACCGTACCGTTTTGATTCTGGCCAGATCCGATGGACGCACGTCGCAGCGACAGCTTCAAGAGCGCCGACCCGGTCGCGGGCGGCGTGGGACCTGCGGCCTCCTCGGGTCCGCCCGCCGCCACAGCGAAGCCGCACCGGGGCCGGGCGCGGATCGTCCTGCCTCTGGCGGGCCTGCTGGCGCTCGGTGGGGCCGGAACCTATGGCTGGCACTGGTGGACCATCGGGCGTTTCCTCGAGGTGACCGACGACGCCTATCTGCAATCCGACAAGGTCACGGTGGCGCCGCGCATCGCCGGCATCGTCGCCGCCGTGATGGTCGGCGACAATCAGCCGGTGAAGGCCGGCGCCGTGATCGCGCGCCTCGACGACCGGTCGTACCGGGTCCAGCTCAAGCAGGCCGAGGCCGAGGTCGACAAGGACAAGGCGCAGATCCTGGGCGTCGCCGCCGCGATCGTCCAGCAGCAGGCGCAGGTCGCCTCGTCGCGGGCCGATCTCGCCAATGCCGAGGCCGCGCTGACCTTCTCCCAGCAGGAATACACCCGCTACCAGAACCTGCTGCAGACCGGCTCGGGCACGGTCCAGCGCCAGCAGCAGGCGGATGCCGACCTGCGCCAGCGCCACGCCGCCCGCGACAAGGCCGCCGCCTCGCTCGATGCCGCGCAGAAGCAGATCGACAGCCTGAAGGCGCTCGAAGCCAGCACCCGGGCAAGCCTGGAGGGGGCGCAGGCCAAGGTCGAGGGCGTGACGCTCGACCTCAGCTACACGACCATCCTGGCGCCGATCGACGGCGTGGCGGGCGACCGGGCGCTCCGGGTCGGCCAGGTCGTCGCCCCCGGCACCGGGCTCCTGACCCTCGTGCCGATGGGCCGCGACATCTACTGCGTGGCGAACTTCAAGGAGACCCAGACCGGCCGCATGGTCGAGGGCCAGCACGTGACGTTCACGGTGGACGCCTTCGGCGACCATGACTTCCAGGGCCGGATCGAGAGCTTCTCGCCGGGCACCGGCTCGCAATTCGCCCTGCTGCCGCCCGAGAACGCCACCGGCAACTTCACCAAGGTGGTGCAGCGCGTGCCCGTGCGCATCGCCCTGGACGCGTCCGATCCCCTCGTCGCCCGCCTGCGCCCCGGCCTGTCGGTGGAGGCGACCGTCCACACCCAGGATCCGGTCGAGCCGGTGCGTCCCGCTTGGCCGAAGCCGGCGCCGGCGCTGGTCAGCGCGGCCATGCCCCGATGAGCACCGTGCCGGCCGTAGCCGTACCCGAGGCGAAGGCGAGCGCCCGGGACTGGCTCGCCGTGTTCGGCGCGATCCTCGGCGCCTTCACGGCCATCCTCGACATCCAGATCACCAACGCCTCGCTCGCCGACATCCAGGGGGCGCTCGGCGCCTCCACGGAGGAGGGGAGCTGGATCTCCACCGCCTACCTGATGGCCGAGATCATCGTGATCCCGCTCACCGGCTGGCTCGCCTCGGTGATCGGCCTGCGCCGCTACCTCGCGGTGAACACGATGCTGTTCACCGCCTTCTCGCTCGCCTGCGCGCTCTCGACGTCCCTGAGCCAGATGATCCTGTTCCGGGCCGGCCAGGGGTTTACCGGCGGCGTGCTGATCCCCACCGCGATCGTGATCGTGCGCACGCGGCTGCCCAAGGGCCAGCAGCCGGTCGGCATCGCGCTGTTCGGGCTGACCGCGACCTTCGCGCCGGCCATCGGCCCGACGGTGGGCGGCTGGCTCACCGACAACCTGTCCTGGCACTACATCTTCTACCTGAACCTGATCTTCGGTCCGATTGCGGCCGCGATCCAGCTCGGCGCCTTCGAGAAGGCCCCCGCGCGCTGGAGCGAGCTGCGCAAGGGCGACTGGATCGGCATCGGCCTGATGGCGACCGGCCTGCCGGCCCTGACCTTCGTGCTCGAGGAGGGGCAGCGCAAGGACTGGTTCGGATCGCCCGTGATCGTCGAGGCGAGCTGGCTCGCGGTCGCCGGCATCGCCGGGTTCATCCTCCGCGAGCTGACGGCGGCGCGGCCGTTCATCAACCTGCGGGTGCTGGCCAACCGCTCGGTCGGCGGCGCCTGCGTGCTGATGACCGTGCTCGGTGCGGTCTCGTACGGGTCGATCTACATCATCCCGGTCTATTGCGCGCAGATCCAGGGCTACAACGCCGAGCAGATCGGCACCGTGGTGATGTGGTCGGGCCTGCCGCAGCTGCTGCTGTTCCCGATGATGCCGTTCATCATGCGCGCCGTGGATGCGCGGCTGCTCGTCGTCACCGGCACGCTGTTCTTCATCGCGAGCTGCTGGATCAACGTGGGGCTCACCCACGATGTCGGCGCCGACCAGCTGATCCTGCCGCAGGTGATGCGGGCGATCGGCCAGCCGCTGTTCACGATTCCGCTCTCGCAGCTTTCCACGGTGGGCCTCAGCCCGCGCGACACCGCCGACGCCTCGGCGCTGTCGAACATGATGCGCAATCTCGGCGGCTCGATCGGCATCGCGCTGCTGTCGACCATGATCGACCGGCGCGAGCACTTCCACTTCTCGATGCTGGCCGAGGCGATCACCGTCAACGCGACCCGCACCCAGGACCGGCTCTCGGCTCTGGCTGCCGGGATGCACGCCCGCATCGCCGACCCGGTCGCCGCCAAGGGCGTCGCGCTCGGCCAGCTCGCCGCGCAGGTCCGCCGCGAGGCCTCTGTGATGGCCTACGCGGACGGGTTCTGGCTGGTGGGGGTGAGCCTCGTGGCGAGCCTCGCGGTGGTGGCGATCCTCAAGAAGCCGCAGCGCACCGCCGGGCCCGTGGAGGCGCATTGACGGGCAGGGACGAGACCGGCCGTTGCGCCAGATCCCGTGGGGCTCCGGTTGTCCGCGGCGCCGCCGACTTCCAGCCCCTACCCCGTCGTTCCGGGGCGCCGGAGGCGAGCCCGGAACGACGGGGCACGCCGGAAGCGGGCAACCCAGAATCGCTGGCGGTGCACAACCTTGCCGCGTCGGCGTGCCTGGATCCCGGGTTCCGCTCCGCGGCCCCGGGATGACGGGGAGTGGTCGGCAGGGGCGGGAAGCCCGGCCGAGCCTGCCGCCCTACTTGCCCGGCAGCCCGTGGACGATCGGGAAGAACGTGTCCGTCCAGTCCTTGGGCTCGGCCTTGATGGTCTTCATCGCGTAGAAGTGCCGGGCCTGGAGCATGATGCCGTAGGGGGTGGTGGAGAAGTTCGTCCCCGGCTCCTTCATGATCTCGACCAGCGTCTCGGGCGGCGTCTTCTCGTTGGTGGCCGCCACGTAGTCCTTGGCGGCCTTGAGCGGGTCCTTGGCGATCTCGGCATTGGCCTCGTCGATGGCGGCCACGATGGCGGCGGCGAGCTTGGGGTTGCGGTTGAACCACGCCGTGCGAGCGTAGAAGATCGCGTTGCTCACCGGCTCGCCGACAAGCTCAAAGGAGTTCAGCACCTTGTGGATCGCCGGGTCCTGCAGCTCGCGCTGCTGGAACGGCGGCAGCGAGAAGTGGCTGTTGACCTCGTTGTGCGGGCTCGCGAGCGCCGCCACCGCGTCGGGATGGCCGAGCTGGACGGTGAGCGGGTCGAGCTTGGTGGCGCTCTCGGGCCCGAACGCCTTCTTGGCGGCGATCTGGAGCAGCACCGCCTGGGACGAGACCTTCACGGAGGGCAGGGCGATCTTGTCCTTGGACGAGAAGTCGCTGAGCGTCTTCACGTCCGGGTTGCGGGTCAGCAGCAGCATCGGCGTCGAGCCGACCCCGCACAGGCCCTTCACGTCGCCCCGCGTCCGGTCGTTGAGCAGCAGCATGTTGGTCGAGCCGCTGTCGACGATGTCGATGTTGCCCGACAGGAGCGCGTCGTTGCCGGCCGCGCCGCTCGTCAGGTTGACCCATTCCACGGTCACGTCCCCGAGGCCGGCAGCCTTGGCCTGCTTCTCGATCAACTTGTGCTGCTCGGCCAGCACCGCCGGCAGGTAGACGAAGCCCGGCTGCCGGCTGATCCGGACCTTGGCATCGTCGGCCCGGACGGGGGTGGCCAGCGCCAGCCCGGCCAGCAGGAGGACCGATCCCGCCCGCAGGAGCCGGCGGCGCTCCGGCAGCAACGAGCCCGTCCGCAAGGTACGCACCATGACGCTTCTCCCTGTGAGCCGGCGGTTTGCTTCGGAGGCCGGCCCTTTGTTGGCCCGGGAGTGGACAGGCTTGAGGCGGCGCGCGCAAGGCCTCGTCATCACGGTCCAATAACGCAGAAGCTGCATTATCTCGCCAAGTGTCGCGTGATCGTGGGGCCTGGGTGAGGTTCGGGCTCGGAGCGAAGCTCCACACCATCACGGTCGCCGCGCCGGTCGGCGTCGTCGCGGTCTCGGGCATCGGGCTCGTCAGCCTGAAATCCCAGATCGAGCAGGACCGGATGGCCAAGACCCGCAACCCGACGGACGTGGCCTACGGGGTCGCGGCCTATTTCGAGGGCGACTGGCGGCTTTGATCGGACGGCGGTTGACGCGGCCGCTGCTGGCGC from Methylobacterium sp. PvR107 encodes:
- a CDS encoding HD domain-containing phosphohydrolase, whose amino-acid sequence is MMDALLIDDSATQRLRMRLLLEAKPGVTITDHADPEAALVEAQMRAFDLVLVDCHMPAMDGIAFIRRMRTIPHYAQVPVVMVTNDISDAVRLAALEAGATDFLDKSMQGIELTVRLRNMIRLAKAVRRLAEQAAWLDGEVEAALRHMREREEEMIFRLALAVEYRDNDTGDHTWRVARYSQIVAEGLGLAPDLCRNLYLAAPLHDVGKVGIPDSVLLKPGRLDPDEFALIKTHAAIGKRILGGSASELIRLAAEIAEAHHEKWDGSGYPQGLAGTAIPLAARIVAVADVFDALTTLRPYKEAMSFEAALACIRTESGRHFDPACVEAFCARWADIRVAGGQERTAIRPVTEPWARVPTLLREIAAEPPSPCGWLVQEPHAQVGWENGPVNHMPAPSLVPEPPESPVEPRHGRTMDDAAGDRAGAPHLAGSCTTPGGHDRLPESLSQRRHRLPHLTAARTDDARLREA
- a CDS encoding DHA2 family efflux MFS transporter permease subunit, which codes for MSTVPAVAVPEAKASARDWLAVFGAILGAFTAILDIQITNASLADIQGALGASTEEGSWISTAYLMAEIIVIPLTGWLASVIGLRRYLAVNTMLFTAFSLACALSTSLSQMILFRAGQGFTGGVLIPTAIVIVRTRLPKGQQPVGIALFGLTATFAPAIGPTVGGWLTDNLSWHYIFYLNLIFGPIAAAIQLGAFEKAPARWSELRKGDWIGIGLMATGLPALTFVLEEGQRKDWFGSPVIVEASWLAVAGIAGFILRELTAARPFINLRVLANRSVGGACVLMTVLGAVSYGSIYIIPVYCAQIQGYNAEQIGTVVMWSGLPQLLLFPMMPFIMRAVDARLLVVTGTLFFIASCWINVGLTHDVGADQLILPQVMRAIGQPLFTIPLSQLSTVGLSPRDTADASALSNMMRNLGGSIGIALLSTMIDRREHFHFSMLAEAITVNATRTQDRLSALAAGMHARIADPVAAKGVALGQLAAQVRREASVMAYADGFWLVGVSLVASLAVVAILKKPQRTAGPVEAH
- a CDS encoding LysR substrate-binding domain-containing protein — translated: MMRFDLTDLGLFRHVVEAGSITHGAARVNLALAAASTRIRLMEESLGAALLTRGRQGVSPTPAGRALLVHARDVMAGIERLREEMSAFSGSAFGQIRVLANTNALTEFLPEALSAFLATHPGIGVEIDERTSEEIVGLVAEGAADLGILSGTVDTGALQTFPFREDRFVLVAARDHPLTARAAIPFAEVLGHDLVGLDRRSAISRFLVAQAVRAGRPMRLRVQLRDFEAVCRLVEARVGLAILPESAAARAAQGLALAVVPLADPWARRDLTLCLRDLDGLPAFIQAFVAQLRG
- a CDS encoding DUF1013 domain-containing protein; the protein is MSQGPLMPKATAVWLVENTSLAFEQIADFCKLHPLEVKGIADGEVAAGIKGLDPVSTGQLTRDEIEKAQKAPHYKLKPAVSKVKLPEVKRTTKGPRYTPLSRRQDRPNAILWLLRNHPELKDSQIIRLVGTTKSTIQQIRERTHWNSGSLQPMDPVTLGLTTQINLDFEVQRAAADRPAAVAAESGASLLPTEVSTARDEPEHEQEDAHGGREERIDADSVFAKLKGRHQDEDDED
- a CDS encoding TetR/AcrR family transcriptional regulator — encoded protein: MTVTEIDPPETGPRRGGRPTRAEAARREAHLLAVATTLFLERGFDATSIDAVAEAAGMSKPTVYARYRDKRALFEAVLRERIAAWLAPLSAAAEAQAAQVGTDDVEGALHALSRTLLAHGQSPGAAMLKRNLVAQALQFPELARLAHEEGWLRGVRAVAQLLDAFARRGRIALADPEIAADLFLSLVLGRSSQATLYGIATDPEAQERRRQAAVRLFLDGVRPR
- a CDS encoding MFS transporter, yielding MVAGDVRLRETASTPWHAGLTRRHWRILWGSYLGWIFDGYEAVALIYALRPALASILTPEQAQAPAFYVGLAIGITLLGWGIGGLIGGIAADYIGRKRMMMVSILGYAIFTGLTAFAESFTQLALLRFITGLAIGSEWSTGIALVAETWPNRARPKGCGFLQSGFGGGAVLAAIVWAVLAATNPMGDQSWRIMFALGALPAFVCLYLRRALEESEQWMQALKAQRWAATAEDADHAPRSARRPFSLTEIFREPESRRRVLLATLLSFATTVGWWAVSSWLPAYTEGLAKAAGEPANLWGPRMGIIYNIGAISAYVISGFVADAIGRRAFLLVTYVGCIATSLACYLWTGGLVPFMGLAFLNGFFTLGFAFSWMAIYLAELFTPAVRATAASVVFNGARLIAWIFPIIAGQIVTAFGGVAAAALTLSSVYVIGLIVPWFMPETTGKPLPE
- a CDS encoding histone deacetylase family protein; the encoded protein is MRILHTPDSARHDPEHYWRRGTPIPHPEQAARYAILQEAAQSAGHDLAAPGDHGLDPIRAVHDADYVTFLAEAWTRRAEIPGLADEILTGAFARPQMHRKPAGLLGRVGLYMADTSTPIRAGTWPAVYGSAQCAVAAADAALEAGHAYALCRPPGHHAYADSAGGFCFLNNSAIAAARFLAATGGPVAILDIDVHHGNGTQGIFYARRDVLTVSVHADPSDYFPFYAGYADETGADAGAGFNRNLPLPPGSGDGPWLAAVEAGLAAVAAQKPRGLVVALGLDASEDDPIGALRVTRAGFAGAAERIARAGLPTALVQEGGYLCAALPENLTAFLTAFDAAR
- a CDS encoding type II toxin-antitoxin system Phd/YefM family antitoxin, which encodes MDEAIPAAEANRKFSQLLRSVREGRSYVVTSHGRPVARITPAGEHDGFAAGARKALLARLERQPVVQAGSWTRDTLYEDEG
- a CDS encoding HlyD family secretion protein; translation: MDARRSDSFKSADPVAGGVGPAASSGPPAATAKPHRGRARIVLPLAGLLALGGAGTYGWHWWTIGRFLEVTDDAYLQSDKVTVAPRIAGIVAAVMVGDNQPVKAGAVIARLDDRSYRVQLKQAEAEVDKDKAQILGVAAAIVQQQAQVASSRADLANAEAALTFSQQEYTRYQNLLQTGSGTVQRQQQADADLRQRHAARDKAAASLDAAQKQIDSLKALEASTRASLEGAQAKVEGVTLDLSYTTILAPIDGVAGDRALRVGQVVAPGTGLLTLVPMGRDIYCVANFKETQTGRMVEGQHVTFTVDAFGDHDFQGRIESFSPGTGSQFALLPPENATGNFTKVVQRVPVRIALDASDPLVARLRPGLSVEATVHTQDPVEPVRPAWPKPAPALVSAAMPR